The genomic region ATTCTTCCCTGAGTTTTCACTTCAAGGGGAGAATGTTTTTTTATGTACAGCGCGATGATGTCACGAAGGTGGACCATGGTGTCTTCAATCTCTTCGGCTTCTTTAAATACCGCATACTCTCCCCCACCCGCCGCAAGATAAGAGTTGGTGACTACGGTATATTCTCTATCCGGTTCGATCAGAGCTCCGTCTTCTGTCAGGGCTTCAATTATTCTTTGTCCTGCCGGTTTTTGGGAATCGTACTTCACCTTTAATCCGGAGATCTGAAAGATCGCATGGTGGCCGTTGAATCCGACCTCCAGCGCTTTAATCAATGTTCCACCGGTCATCTTGAGGATGACCGCGGTATTTGAAAGGGCGTCTACTTTATAACAGTCATTATAAGTTATTTCACCTTTCGGGATGTTTGCCCTGATGCCGCCGGAATTGTGAATCGCGATGTTAACACCGAAATATTCACGCATGGCGTCGGTGATCAGGTCGCCCAAAGGAGATTCTTCAAAACCGGCGCGCGTCAGTTCATCCTTTGCATAACCGAGCACCTCACTGAATCCTTTTTCAACTTTATCCGACCATTCTTTAATAAGCGCCAGCATTGTCGTGTCGCTCTCGATCTCGTCGCTGAGCAGGTCGATCAATTCACCTCGGTAGCCGGCGATCTTTTTCGTCGTTCTATCGATCGACAGATCAAGAAATCCGATGCTGCTCAGATGGCTGTAGGACTGGCAGATGATGGTATGATTCACCGGGTCTTCAAACGGGATCTCAAGCGCGGTCGAACTGTGTGATCCGAAGATGACGTCGATCCCCGGTATCTTTTCTGCAAGGCGTTTATCGTGGCGCAATCCAATACCGGTCAGGCAGAAGATTAAATCGACATCCTTGGACTTTAAAATATCAACGTATTTTTTTGCAGTCTCCAGTTCATCCAGGACATCGTGGTTTTTGAATCTCTCAGGTGTAGTCATACCTTCCATATACTGCGTCAAAAGGCTGAAGATACCGATCCTCATTCCCTTTTCTTCAATTATCACATACGGTTTGAGATAATCCACGACCTCGCGTGTGTCTTCATATACAATATTGCTCCCGAGGAAGACGGCGTCGACGTTTTTTATAAATTCTTTCAGGACATCCACCCCCATATCATAATCATGATTTCCTGGTGAGATGACGTCGTATCCGCAATAATTGAAATAATCGGCTACCGCATGCCCCCTGGAGAATTCTCCGATCGGTGAACCGACGAAGATGTCGCCTGTATCAAAGATCAAAAATCCATATTCCAGGCTGTCCGCCTCTTTCCTCTTTTCTTTGATAATCGTTGCAGCGGCGGCGGCGTTGCCGAGCGGTGGAGGAAATTCCGGCGACATCCACCATGCCTCGCTCGGAGACAAGCCACCCTCTATGTCGTTGGTGTAGAGAATATAGAGATGATCATAGTTATTTTGAAAAAAGAGAAAAAATATTAAAAGCGCATTAAGCAATGTCGTCAAAAGGTAAAACTGAGCGACAGAAGAAATATTCCTGTTGTCTCGTCGAACCGCAGTTTTTCTTCAATCCCCAGTTCTTCATAATTTGCAGTGGTGTAATCTTTTTTGCTGTAACTGTAGCCTATATCTATACCGTACCACCTGTTTTTGAACCCGGCTCCGAGTGAGAAAACCGTGGTCCATACAGCACTCTCCGTATAATCCGGGAATATACAGAAGCCATAACGTACCGCATAATTGTTGAGGATCAGATGTTCAACGCCGACCTTATAAACCCAGAGCATCTCTTCCCATCTTTCATAATTGATTTCTGCAAGAAATTTTGTCGGAACCCTGGCGGCGGGCTGATAAAAAAATCCCAGTATATGTTTTTCCGGATATTTGAATTCAGCCCCCTGCGGGCTGTCGACGGTATATGCAGGAGAATAAAGATACGCCAGGCGCAGATGGATATTCGGATTTATGATGATGCCCAGCTTTTTCATTGAACCGTTGAAATCATCCTCTGATCGGGATATCGTATCGGCCTGGTTAGGAATGATGACTCTATCCTCGCGGAATCTGGTACCATAGAGATAACCGACTTCACCGCCGAGATTGATGAATCTATAGACGAAACCGAAGGACGCCGAGAGCGAAGAGATGCTTCCACTGTGATTCTCCTCGACGATTCTGGTGATCTGATAGAAATCATCCCGATATTCACGGCGGTAAGAATAATTAAAGTCCCACAGCGGAGCATATCCGACCGAGACCCTGAAGGATTTAAGCGGAACGATGAAAGAACATGCTTCAGGATGGAGATCAAAGGACTTATTATTCGATATGGTGGAGGTTCCGATATTATTGCCGTAAGAGTCATATACCCTCAGACCCCGCTTTTCATTGACGCCGATGGCGGCACCGGACAGCAGGAGTGTAAAATGCCCGGTGAGACCGAGCGACGCCGGATTACCGCTCATTTCAAGGGGTGTATTGATTCCGCCGAGACTCAGGGAGCGGGCGTCATAAAAATAGACTCTGTCGCCCTGATTTCTAACCCCGGGCAGAGTAAGGGTGATAATGAAAAAGATGAGCATAATGTGTATATTTACGGAATGAAGACGGCGGCGGCGATCACCGTCGTCCATAGACCGTACTTATCACCGATTGCAGTCTGGGTGATATTCGTTGTTTTGACGATCTTGGAAGATATCTTCCAGATTTCTTTCCTTTCGTCATAACTTGTATCAGGATCAAACGGTACTCCGAGAGTCGTGGCGAGCATCTGCGCGGCTAAGTCTTCCGCTTTGTCTCCGGCTTTGGGTTCTGTTTCACCGTAGGAATGATATTCCGAGAGATAGCCGTATTGACTCCTGTCGCGCGGAATCGCGACGCCGATGGCTGCGGCGATGAGACGGTGAGGCTCATTGGTGCTCGTTTCAGCCATCACCGCATACACTATTTCTCCGGGAGCCAAATACTGTAGTCCTTTGCTCCTCGAGAAAATTTTCGCTTCGGGCGGAAGTATGCTTGAGACCCTGACGATGTTGAACGGTGCGATTCCGGCGTTTCTGAGGGCTGCTTCAAAGCTGGCGAGTTTTTCTTTATGTTTACCGACCCCCTTGGTGAGGAAGAGCTTTTTCGGTATAAACAATTCCGTTCTCCTTTATATGATTGTTGTTATGGAGCAGACCAGAGTCGAACTGGCGGCCTTCTCGCTGCGAACGAGACGCTCTCCCAACTGAGCTACTGCCCCGTATTCATACTGCTGGATTATAATAATTTTTTCAGAGAAGTCAAGAGACCAGTGACAGCCCGAAGCTTTACGAACCACTGATTTCCCTTTCAATGATTTTTTTGATCTTCTCGATCGTCGCTTCGAGGTCACGGTTTTCAATGACATACTTGTAGTCACTTTTATACTTCAATTCTTCAAGCGCTCTTTTAAGTCTGTCCTTTATCACCTTGTTTTCATCGGTATTACGCTTTAATAATCTCCTTTCCAATTCGGCGATGTCGGGTGGAATGATGAAAAAATAGAGACCGTCGGGATAGAACTTCATCAGCCTCTTCGCCCCTTTGACATCAACGTCCATCAGGACATTAAAACCTTTCTTTAAATTCTCTTCCAGTTCTTTCCTGGGGGTTCCGTAAAGATTGCCGTGTACTTCAGCGTATTCTATAAAACGGTTCTCCTCTATCCATTCTTTGAATTCGTCTCTTGTAAGAAAAATATATTCCCTTCCATCCTTCTCGTCTTTTCTTCTGGGACGTGAAGTGGCTGAGATGGAATAACGAACATCTGATCTCTCTTTGATGATTCTTTTACAGATCGTCGTCTTACCAACGCCTGACGGTCCTGACAGAACAATCAATTTTCCTCTACTCAATGTTCTGCACCTGCTCCCTTATTTTTTCAATCTCTTCTTTTATCTGGATGACCGCCTTACTGATCTTCAGAAAATTGGCTTTGACACTACAGGTATTCGCTTCCCGCTGCATCTCCTGGAGGAGAAAGTTGAGTTTTCTGCCCGGATGTTTTTCTTTATTCAGGGCCTCTTTAAAGAGTGAGAGATGGCTGAACAATCTTTTACATTCTTCAGTTACATCGGTGCGGTCCACGGTATAGAAAAGTTCCTGATAAAATCTTTCCTCGTTGAGCTCTTTCCGATAATCCTGCAGAAGTTCAAGCAGACGTTTTTTATAATCATCGTTTCGTTCGGGAATCAGGGATTCGACGTCATGGATATTCTTCTCTATTACCTTAATCGAATTCCTTATTTCCGCGGCGATGTTCTCTCCTTCTTTCTTCTTCATCGATATAAAAGAATCCATCGCTCTTTCCAGAATCGGTTTGAATTCATTAAAAATGTCTTCTGATTCAAGGGGCGGCTGGCTGAATTTTATCAATCCGGGGACAGACAAGAGGGTGTTGATGTCAATCATACCTTTGATCTTGAATTCTTTTTTCAACTCTTCAACCGCCTTCATATAGGCCCGCACCAGGGCCTTATCAAGTTCGATATTGCACGCCGCGATTTCTCTGTTCTGTTGAATGACTACAACGATGTGGCCTCGGGAAACCCGCTTCTGAACATATTTTCGGATATCTTCTTCAAACGGAAGTAATAAATTAGGACACTTCACGGAAACTTCCAGAAAACGGTGATTATATGACTTTATTTCAACTTCGAATTTAACGGGCGGCTCATGTATTTCACCACTTGCTCTGCCCATTCCCGTCATACTGAACGGCATATTCATTCCTCCAGGATGATGGTCACCGGCCCTCGATTTTCAAGTGTAATATTCATTCGTTCTCCGAAAATACCGCCTTTTGTCGGAACACCCGATTTGTTAAGCAGGGTGATGAAGAGTTCATACAGTTTCTCGGCACGTTCAGGCGCCTCGGCATTGACGAAAGAAGGCCGCCTTCCCCGTGAAGTGTCGGCCAGCAGGGTGAATTGTGAAGCGACCAGTGCCTCTCCTTTTATATCAAGTAGGGAAAGATTGAACTTTCCGTTCTGATCTTCGAATATCCTGATTCGGGCGCACTTTTCCGCCAGCGCCTTTGTCTGTCCTTCTGTATCTCCTTTTGCAACACCGAGAAGGATCATCAATCCATTACCGATTTCCGACACCAATCGACCCTTGACTTCAATACGTGCTTTATTGACCCTCTGAACCACCGCCTTCATTCAGTCAGTGCCTTGAGTATCTCTTCAGCGAATTCTTCAGCCGACTCAGGTCCGGAGCAGGTGATTATATTACCGCTCTTTTCAAGTGCAGCACCCGTATATACGGCTTCGCACTCTTCAAGTTGTCCCTTGACCGAAGGAAAGGCAGTCACCTTCTTCCCTTTCAGCAACCCCGCTTTTCCCAGAACAACCGGAGCGATGCAGATCGCGGCTATCGGTTTTTCGGCGTCGTTGAATTCTCCGGCGATCTTGTGGACGAGCGTATCATCCCACAGAACTTTACAGCCGCTGCCGCCGACAATAATAAGACAGTCAAAACTGTCGGATTTCACCTGTTCAAGAGTGATATTCGGTTTGACCACTGCTCCGAGCATACCCGTCGCCGGTGCGGTGTCAGTGGACGCCACGGTCACTTTCATACCGGATTTGTTCAGGAGTTCATAGGGTTCTTTAAATTCCTCGTCGCGGAAATTTTTCGGAGCTATGACCATTAATACGTGTTTACTTTTCTGTATCGCTTCAGGTTTTGGTTCAGTCACCTGTTTCTCTTCTCCGCCTGCTCCGCAACACAATGACAATAATATGGTCACAACAAGAAAATTCTTCACCAAAACCTCCTTTTTCCATCCGTCTAAGCGGGGGACGGGATTTGAACCCGCAACCAACGGCTTGGAAGGCCGTGACTCTACCATTGAGCTACCCCCGCATGGATTTTATATTATAGTAATGTATTCACAAAAGTCAATAATTTGATTGAAACATATCTCCGATCTGACTCGTTGACATTTCGTGTAATCTGGGTAAAATCATTTTAAGGAGGTAAAATGTCTTTATTACTTATTTTTTCACTGATCACTCAGTTGGGTGCGAATTCAGGAGGAGACTCTTCTTCAGGACCGGTAATCAACATCAATGTCCCCGTGCTTTCAGTAACCGGATACGGGACAAAGACGACCGCGGTCAAGGCGAGTGAGTATAAGATAATCTTAT from candidate division WOR-3 bacterium harbors:
- a CDS encoding DJ-1/PfpI family protein — encoded protein: MKNFLVVTILLSLCCGAGGEEKQVTEPKPEAIQKSKHVLMVIAPKNFRDEEFKEPYELLNKSGMKVTVASTDTAPATGMLGAVVKPNITLEQVKSDSFDCLIIVGGSGCKVLWDDTLVHKIAGEFNDAEKPIAAICIAPVVLGKAGLLKGKKVTAFPSVKGQLEECEAVYTGAALEKSGNIITCSGPESAEEFAEEILKALTE
- a CDS encoding D-tyrosyl-tRNA(Tyr) deacylase gives rise to the protein MKAVVQRVNKARIEVKGRLVSEIGNGLMILLGVAKGDTEGQTKALAEKCARIRIFEDQNGKFNLSLLDIKGEALVASQFTLLADTSRGRRPSFVNAEAPERAEKLYELFITLLNKSGVPTKGGIFGERMNITLENRGPVTIILEE
- a CDS encoding YicC family protein: MNMPFSMTGMGRASGEIHEPPVKFEVEIKSYNHRFLEVSVKCPNLLLPFEEDIRKYVQKRVSRGHIVVVIQQNREIAACNIELDKALVRAYMKAVEELKKEFKIKGMIDINTLLSVPGLIKFSQPPLESEDIFNEFKPILERAMDSFISMKKKEGENIAAEIRNSIKVIEKNIHDVESLIPERNDDYKKRLLELLQDYRKELNEERFYQELFYTVDRTDVTEECKRLFSHLSLFKEALNKEKHPGRKLNFLLQEMQREANTCSVKANFLKISKAVIQIKEEIEKIREQVQNIE
- a CDS encoding guanylate kinase — encoded protein: MSRGKLIVLSGPSGVGKTTICKRIIKERSDVRYSISATSRPRRKDEKDGREYIFLTRDEFKEWIEENRFIEYAEVHGNLYGTPRKELEENLKKGFNVLMDVDVKGAKRLMKFYPDGLYFFIIPPDIAELERRLLKRNTDENKVIKDRLKRALEELKYKSDYKYVIENRDLEATIEKIKKIIEREISGS
- a CDS encoding arginine decarboxylase, pyruvoyl-dependent, whose protein sequence is MFIPKKLFLTKGVGKHKEKLASFEAALRNAGIAPFNIVRVSSILPPEAKIFSRSKGLQYLAPGEIVYAVMAETSTNEPHRLIAAAIGVAIPRDRSQYGYLSEYHSYGETEPKAGDKAEDLAAQMLATTLGVPFDPDTSYDERKEIWKISSKIVKTTNITQTAIGDKYGLWTTVIAAAVFIP